The sequence below is a genomic window from Dermacentor albipictus isolate Rhodes 1998 colony chromosome 2, USDA_Dalb.pri_finalv2, whole genome shotgun sequence.
ttgtccaataCCGCAAgaccaaacgaagaattatcaactcatcttcggcgtccagctcgaacattgtgaaaacagcgcctcaacgatggcctcactccatcttgtttgtgccatagaacgctaccgacaacctgcgcatcctcaacaggcaagcactctctgTGTATCTCGGAAACATTGTGGcaaacgagatcaaggatgtcaggataaacactagccGAAACTTCCTGGCAATCGATgcgatgaacccgagcgcgctgaccatactacaacatgtagcGCAGCTAGGAAACATCAAGGTCCAACCCAttatgccaacgaatggtgccacaataataggagtcatctatgacattgacaaagaaattctaatgcagacctcccagttctcataaaaccagcaggTGAACataacgtcattgtgcatgtttgtcgcctcggcaacacacgttgtgtgaggctAACTTTCAAAggctagggtggttgcttgggctagttggtaattcatgatcaaaaataacgtacagcgcaaaggacaaggacagtgatagacgacatacacagcgctgtagtgtgtagtatgcataataaaacaatgcgttgggacaaggttgctttatttttcataactggggttttctttttcagagccaattgtcatgttgattagtgtgccagcagctgaggtggcaccgcaccttcacgagtctctactaaaggcgactgccttccaccctacgtgaaggtcagccactttcgccaccaggttcgaccatttattccaagaccaatgcaatgcttcagttgtcagaagattggccatgtgacGGGTGTCCGCAGAAATTCGGCCGTCTGCCCTCGATGTGCCGCAcaccactcagaagacaactgcagcgcaaccacattcatcatcatcatcagcctggttacgcccactgcagtgcaaaggcctctcccatacttctccaacaaccccggtcatgtactaattgtggccctgccgtccctgcaaacttcttaatctcatccgcccacctaactttctgccgccccctgctgcgcttccctccCCTTGCGAGCATGCCTGTACAATGCCGCGTTTGACGACAGGCATGCTCGCCTGAAAAGGACAACCTCAAATCGAGAAACTTTAAGGCAACATTTTCAGGACGTTCGTGCGTGACAGTGAGAGGTTCCAGGCATTCGCAAAACAGGATTTATATTAGATTTATATTATTCCATCCCAAATCAAGCGCGAACGGGCATCGTTGAAGAAGCactgctataatttggagctgCGGCGTTCCAGATTGAGTGTGGCGTCACTGTTAACGTTTCTTGGATGTTCTGACAATTTATTTTACTCTACTTTTGCTGAATGGGATGGAAAAATTCATCTCCAAGAAAGCGGCGTGTATATCGGTTCAGGCATTGCCCATATTCTGAGTGATCTGTTTTTGGGGCATTTAGAAAGGTAAATTCAAGGTCTTTTATCTGGCACACATATCGTAAAATGCTTTCGGTTTCTAGATTATTACCTCATATTGTTAGACTGTAATGGTGGCGGCTTTGGTGATCCATCCCTCCGGCAGACACTGACGCTGTTTAGCGAATGCTTGGAACCTCTCGCTCTCACGCACAAACGTCCTGAGAATGGTGCCTTAATGTTTCTGGATTTGAGGTTGTCCTTTTTAGGCCAGCATGTCTGTTCGAAATATCAGCCCCCACGCTGAGAAACCCCTGCTGTATTTTTCATCAGACCAAAGCAAGCTGGTCAAACGCGGCATTGTTCGGGCATGCTTGAAAAGCGCCTGGCTTAAATCGTGTTGCCACTCAGTACAAGAGTGCTTCAACTCGGAGATAGCTCGTTTGACGGCTGTGGGCTATCCTAGCTGCCTCATTGTTTCCGTTTCAAATACGCTGCTTGGGAAGTTGCAATTTTGTGATGCCCCTCCCGCTCACGGGATACTGTTcgcaggaatctagcagtcatcccatacatCTACGCTATCTcgcataaactaaagaaaataggcctaAGGGCGGGAGTTAAGGTCGCCTTTTCCGCGCCCAACGAGTTATCTCAGTTATGCGCAAAAACCAGGCCTGTCAGCAGGCAATCAAAACCATGCAACATAGCGCGCAGAAAGGGTTTCATCGAATGCTCAAGAAGAGTAGTGTATATCATCCATCTTTCCTGCGGGCAGCATTACGTGGGACAAAAGGGAAAGTGCCTAAACGTGAGACTACAGAAACATAGTCAGAAAGTTCAAAAAGGGAGAGCGGATTTCCTCGGAATCCATTGCTCCCAATGCAAAAGACATCtactctttgaaaaaaaaaaaaacagaaataatagcaagcaacggGCAGGAAAACACTCGCCTCAGCATTGAGGCAGCAGCTATCACAGaaggcaactgcgttagcaaaccATTCGTAGAGCTGTCTGCTAAAGAATTTTCGTTCTAGGGGTCTGTGTGGGGGAGGCCTCCTTAAGCGTTGGCCCGGCCATGGTGTGCTCTTGTTTATATGTGATGACCATGTTGTCTTGCACGATTGCAACTGATAATGATCAAGTGCGCTAGAGTAtatatacatacctttttgtaataagcaccagttggaagtttgcaATTGTCCtagtcgcctctttagtgtcccgtgtccactattgcgctagtcacttcagcactATTGAGAAATCCGGGCAAAATCAAAACCAGAGTTCGTTAGCGCCCGCCGATACCATTGCATTCCACCTgaattgaaatgcggctgccgctaaGCAACAATGGTGGGTTGCGTGAGCAAATGGAGCACCAAAGCCGCCTACTCTGCCGTGTACGTTCCTCACGAGTGGACTAGTAGCATAGCCTAAAGACCACTTCTGAAATTGTATGGGCCGTACAAGGCAGATAGAGCTGTACCCCAATACAGCACTGCAGCCATACACTAATAGTTGACAAAGAATTTTCGCTTGTGGAAGCCTACCCTTCCGCATTGCAAATCGAGCTAGACTGATGGAGTTCCtgaaccagaaaaagaaaaaaatcttgtACGCCGATGCGGTTCTTTGCAGACACCGATGACTTTTATATTTTAGCTGATGTAATGCATGGAAGCAGTTGCTCCAGTGCACTTGTTGTACAGCCTCACCCCGTATGAAAGGGCACACCACATATCTCTTCAAACAACGATTCCTTCAAGCGTGCAAGTCGGAACCTCGCTCACTGCTATGGTATTTTCGCGATAAAAATCCTCCTCATGGAATGTTTTCTCATTAGAAGTACAGAAAATAGAAATTACCTTTTTGAACACAAATCCGGTATTCCTTTTATATTGGTTGAACGTGTAAGTTTCACACAAGAACCGATCGAAGAATGAATGTCGAGGCTCCATCAAAAAATTGTTTTAGAGCTTTTACGAAGCTGTCGAGAATTCACTTACTGTGTTATGTTTCCTGCACATCTTCATTACTGCAAGACGTCAAGCCTCGAGTTCGGAGGCAGCCGGCGCACTCTGGAACTTGATGTTTAGAAGTCGTTTCAATGGTCAGTTATCTAACAGTAGTTGCAACGTGGCAATTTACAATTCTTAGTTATGAGCAATAAAGACAACCTCCTTTCCAAATACATTATTGTTCGAGCAAATATGAATAATTTACAAGCTAAACACCACATCAAAGCTGCGCACTCCAGTGGCTTCTGCAGAACGGTGCCCGTGTTACTGCCCCTTAGGAAGATGTCGCATGCGAGCTGCTTTACCAAATTTTATACCTGTATGTTCAAGTGCATCGCCATGCAAGGAAACGCAGTGCTAAGGTTTATGTTGTGAAACATTTCTTCCTTTGCGCTACTTCTAAATATTCTGCGAGGAGATCTTCCTGTCTCCGTGCTGCAAATTATCGATAAGACAAGCAATCGTATTCTGAAAGCTAGCTACGTCTTCCTCCGAGCTTCATCCATCCGAACGAAAAAAGTGTTATCGTACGATAAAGAACGGATCCCAGGCGTCTAATCTCGTGGGAACCCGTCAGTTATGTCTTACGTAAGCCCGTGCAGGCAGTAAAATAAAGGGAGTCCGTCAAATATATTCGTCGGATTGAGTGCTTATATATCAATGTGTGCCTCCCATTTTGTTAAGGGAAAAATTGCGATTTACGAAAGTGAAAGAAGGGGTCACCTGACAGTACTAGTACATTTACATCgtagcaaatgttttttttttcaaaacagcCTTCCTTTCTTCACACTGATACGGACAAGTTATACGCACGCTTGTGTCCTAGAGCACTTGAACATATGCGTATGCGTGCGTGAGCATGTGTACCTCTGTGTCTGTGTGCGCAAATTCATACACGCCCAATTCGCATATCGACACCTACCAGCGACGTGGGACATTACGGACGTGTACGCGAGTATAACGTCGACAAGTAATTCTGTGAAAGGCTCGCCATGGGCGAGGAACGGTGACAGGAAGATAAAGGGGAGTAAACTTTCAGGACTGCTTTACGGTCAAGGATTACCAAGATAGAGTGCACAAAGACTGCCTCACAGTGATGTTTTTCAGAATTGCCGTAAAGTGTCGTAAACACGGGAAAAGATTTCTTCCTGAAGTCAAGAAGGCTTCAAAATTTGGAGCTAATAGCAACTGGGTGGCCGGACAGAAACAATCAATGGCATGCTGTTCCTGGTCATCCATCTAGAGAAAGCTCTAATTAAGAAATTTTCGAATGGAACGTAAGAGAGGGTTTGCACACAAAGCAATACTTTCTTGATGATTTTATGCGCTTTAGAGCTGATTTTATAAATAACTGAGGCCCAACACAAATGTCCATGAAGGCAAAGCAGTAATTTTATTGACATTTATCATCAAAATGCACATGTCCTCAAAATGGCCGTTCTTCATTTGGTGGGTTCATGATTCTATTTTCTAGCGGCACAACCTTTCTGCAACACAGCTCATGACCATTTAAATAGTGAGGGAATGCATTAAAAAACACTGGTGCTGGATGACTTTTTTGCATGGTGGTTTATTATAATTACCAGAAGACGCGTTCTGGTTGTACCGGAACTGAATAATTCAGGATTTATTAACTACAAGCCATCAATATGTATTGCCtctgtagtgacgcatcagatTTTTATGAACGATGAGAAGAACCTTCGCGTAGTTGTTGCAGTAGCGCACGTTCAGCCGACTTTGTTCGCAGCACGCCTGCTGTAATCAGGTTCGGCTTTTCTGTATGTGTTGACGCATTGCAATAACTTATACAACGAACTAGAAGCTAGAGTACTTGCAAGCAACACAATCAACCCTTGTAACCGTAGCCGCCATATCCGTAGCCGCCACCGTATCCCAAACCACCTCCGTATCCCAAACCACCGCCATATCCCAGGCCACCTCCGTAGCCGCCGCCGAGTCCAGCGCCTCCAACGTACGATCCTGCTCCGAGGCCGGAATGTGCGACCAGTGCTCCACCACTGGACAGCTTGTTAACTTGGTGGATCGTCCTGACCAGGAAGGCTGGACCGGGCACTGGCTTGTACAGTCCGGGTCCACCGCGCAGGAGAGCCACGCTGCTGCCGACACCTACACCGCCGTCTCCCAGGCCTCCACCATAACCAAGGCCTCCATAACCAAGTCCTCCGTAACCAAGGCCTCCGTAACCAAGTCCTCCGTAACCAAGTCCTCCGTAACCAAGTCCCCCGTAGCCGACCCCACCGGCCATGGTGGTGGCAAGGACAGCGGACAGGATGGTGGCAATTGTCTGCATGGGTTGATGAAACATATCTTCGCTATTTAGCTAACTAGTGACATTTTCTTCGAGACAGTGGTATTTTTAGCTTACACGCCCATTCGCAGCTATACTAGCAGATAATAATTTCACTGTCCTTGCTATAAGTTCTACGTTCAAATTTTTGGCTTTCAGGCTGTTGTCCAAAATATTAAAACAGTTACCGCATGTTCTCTCAGTTAATATCAGCCGTAGATTAAGAAATAAAGGAGTAAGTAAAGGAAATGGCGTTATTTACGAGTACATAAGCTAAGAAGGATGCATGCGGCAAGGTTAAAAGCAACCGAAATAGTAAGAGGAGACCGAAGGAGCGCTAAACTCGCAAGTATTTTTGTTCCAAGGAGCATCCATTACATGCCACACATTGTACGTGCGGGCAGAGAGGTACGAGCATACAGAGAATACTTGCGCAGAACAAATAGTTGTGCGCATGCTCATTCTCTTCCTTTATATTGGATGTTTCCTGGAATAAAAGTAGTTGCGGGTTTATGCTCTTGCGGTCTCCTCTTACTTCTGCTGTTGATATGAATCTAAACCTTGTCCCAAACATTATTTTTTTAAGCTCTGAACCACCCATCCCAACAATGTACTCCGATATGACGACATACATTTGGACGAAAACAATTTAAATTTCCTTTCCTTTTCATCGGCATACGCAATTCAAGGGAAAAGGCTTCACCTTTAAAACTACTGAATTTGAAACAAATAATTAATGATAATGTTGACTTTCATGGCTTCACATCGAGCCAAGGGCTCTGCAAGAAATTTCCAAATTGCACAGCCTTGCGAATATAAAAAATGAGCCTACAATCCCAAACATTCTTATGTCACTACTTCTAAACGTAaaaattttcattaaaataaGGCTTTTTCTTTGCACTAAGCTCTAAAGAAGAGATCTAGTCGTTTTCAACTCATAGTTGTACAATGAGCCGTTGATTATTGGAGCTCTCTGAGATATTCATACTATTTTGTCCAATGACCGATGTCATCATGCAAAACATCTATAAACGTTGGGCAGTAGCTGTAAATTGCTGGCAGTACTTTAGAACGGGCTATGGTTGCCCCATTTTGAAGCATTCAGTAATTTCCATGGATGGTTGCAAATTAGCAACGTTTCAACGGTTGTACAAAAAAGAGCTAGCTCATCAAGCCAAAAACGACCTGAGCGAAAAAGCCTCACAATTACCACTGCGTTGTTACAATGATCACGCTGTTAAACTTAGAAATACCTAGGGATGAACAATACCTATTACATTATAAATACTGCTGGAAATAGATGCTGTACACTATTTACACTCCTATATTGCCGTGTTTACAATGAGTGTTCGCAATCGTTCCGGCGCACCGAGCATTGAGTAGACACTCACCAGAGCGTTCATGGCGACGGCTTGTTGTTCCTGCTGTTCGGCGAGTGATGTCTGGACGGTTCAATGCAGCTGTTTatatagtcggcgttcgacgagAATCGAACGTGCCAGGTAACCGGCGGGTTACGTGTGGACGACAATATCGATGCTGCCTTGCAGTGCACTGGCGACGTATCAGGAAAAGCACAGAGTGCACGTACTGATAGGAGGTAAGGAAAGCGATTTGATCGCCCTACATCGCTCCATACGTATGAGAACGCGGAAAGAAAATCAGCCGAAAAACAATACCCTGCGAATTCTTGCGTGAGCCCAGCACTTCGGGATGACGCTGCTCTTACGTGGCTATCCAGCTGAAGACCCGCGTAGGTGACAGAAGGAATTATtgatatttattatttctttttggtaACCACGGATGTGGACGATCTCTCAGAATGGAGTAAGCAGACACCGACGCTCTTGGCTATGCTAAATCACGCGCTGATATTTTTCTATTTCCATGTAATGAAGGGCGAATGACACTGACAGTTATATACCGCGTATGTGAAGAAATGCTCAAAAGTGAAGAGCATAATAATTATTCCAAATTATCTTGAATCTACGCACCGAGCTGTGGCTGTTCAGAACCTTCTGATAGCATTCATAAGAAGACCTCGTAGAACTCTGGTAATGGCTCTATACCgttttctctcgtttttttttttagaattggaAATATAAAACACGGGCTCAATTCACAAATTCAACTTACGAAAAAAAAGTTTCGTAAGATCAGCACGCTTACGATTGCGGCCGCTGGACAAACAAGCGCTGTAGTCGACATTACTACAAcatgggtgctatgcaggatgcgtcgagtttggcgaaactcgggatcttcacgagctctggcgacaccccaagatgaaagcacgaatggtaccgagacacagtttatctttcgacaagcctccagtttcattggtttatctagatcactctggctggctatcattccttgggcgttgccttctgggcggtcgacaaactggggctcacgtgatcataccgtcggtgcatggtcgtgccttctttcacttgtttgtcgttccaccgagtgcattacatgcagaagcaagttgtgaaacaaatgcatttagtacaatattattagttactttaacgtggtttagaagcattttgaagcttacgagatgtgcactgaatgcgtcttagactaatttgtattTTAGTACGCTTCgaattataccacgagggagcgctgtagtggcgtcatcacatccattcaccgggcaagcatggcggctaagcatcagagaggcccagtgtaaacaaacccgtacaacgagcttgcagtgcgcgacgtagtgatcaggctcgacgaaggccactatttcttggatagttctgttcctccgtgggcaatcttcccgtgcacccggtaagactgccaatagcttcggcgattttacagatcgcaacgcgcacctactgttcacggcgaagtgctgaagaaacaacttgtccggtgctgcttctgcgagtgcgctgagttcctccactctgcgtgattgcgagcgtcacgaacattacatagtgtgggcaaaaggtagacatcctatatagctacgatgcgacgaggtggtaccgacgatggatctcgctaccaacacagtgaaggagacttcgacaaactgcagataagtatatttctactgtttcatatttagcataataagagtgcacggattaagtcactttcgtagtaacgaactgaatgtccagcagtttaaagaaggcagtgagaaccaatgagtgttcgtgcttttacgtgcaagtgggcccgcgaaacaatggaatagatgaaggtaaccttcactaacttggtga
It includes:
- the LOC139055379 gene encoding chorion class B protein L11-like; amino-acid sequence: MNALTIATILSAVLATTMAGGVGYGGLGYGGLGYGGLGYGGLGYGGLGYGGLGYGGGLGDGGVGVGSSVALLRGGPGLYKPVPGPAFLVRTIHQVNKLSSGGALVAHSGLGAGSYVGGAGLGGGYGGGLGYGGGLGYGGGLGYGGGYGYGGYGYKG